A region from the Panicum hallii strain FIL2 chromosome 1, PHallii_v3.1, whole genome shotgun sequence genome encodes:
- the LOC112874783 gene encoding heat stress transcription factor A-5 codes for MEVAGARGSGGGGGGGGGGGGGGGPAPFLLKTYEMVDDPSSDAVVSWSDASDGSFVVWNPPEFAARMLPTYFKHSNFSSFIRQLNTYGFRKIDPERWEFANEYFVKGQKHLLKIIHRRKPIHSHSHQPGALPDNERALFEDEIDRLSREKAALQADLWKFNEQHSGAVSQIEYLERRVLDMEQRQVKMLSFLQQASKNPQFVSKLTKMAETSSIFAAVHKKRRLPGLEYSAGAAETTSSFYDDHSSSSRQEMGNVLNQHFSDKLKLGLCPAMTESNLITLSTQSSHEDNGSPHGKHPDCERPGVECLPLVPQMMELSDTGTSICPSKGQSVSFAAAANDDGLLPCHLNLTLASCSMDVNRSQTSDANGNSVEEEKDGPPEATAATMEDDDGIRRHGDTQHKASGDSATAADTTVPPDRDSQQALPPHEEAAAPPVVANDKFWEQFLTERPGCTDAEEASSTLRREDPYEDTRSDRRDMGQLKL; via the exons ATGGAGGTCGCCGGCGCCCGcgggtccggcggcggcggcggcggcggagggggtggcgggggcgggggcggaccGGCGCCGTTCCTGCTGAAGACGTACGAGATGGTGGACGACCCGTCCAGCGACGCGGTGGTGTCGTGGAGCGACGCCTCCGACGGGAGCTTCGTGGTCTGGAACCCGCCCGAGTTCGCGGCCCGGATGCTGCCCACCTACTTCAAGCATAGCAACTTCTCCAGCTTCATCCGCCAGCTCAACACCTAC GGCTTTCGCAAAATTGACCCGGAGCGCTGGGAATTTGCCAATGAGTACTTTGTCAAGGGACAGAAGCACCTGCTGAAGATTATCCACAGGCGAAAGCCCATCCACAGCCACAGCCATCAACCTGGTGCCCTGCCTGACAATGAGCGTGCGTTATTTGAGGATGAGATTGACAGGCTTTCACGAGAGAAAGCTGCCCTTCAGGCTGACCTCTGGAAGTTCAATGAGCAGCATTCGGGGGCCGTGAGCCAGATTGAATATCTTGAGCGACGAGTGCTCGACATGGAGCAACGGCAGGTCAAGATGCTCAGCTTCTTGCAGCAGGCTAGCAAGAACCCGCAGTTTGTCAGCAAGCTCACTAAGATGGCAGAGACGTCCTCGATCTTCGCAGCAGTTCACAAGAAGCGAAGGCTACCTGGGTTGGAATACAGCGCCGGGGCTGCTGAAACTACCAGTAGCTTTTATGACGACCACAGCAGCAGTTCCAGGCAAGAGATGGGCAACGTTTTGAACCAGCACTTCTCCGACAAGCTCAAGCTGGGGCTCTGTCCTGCGATGACCGAGAGCAACCTCATCACCCTGAGCACCCAAAGCTCGCACGAAGATAACGGGAGTCCTCACGGCAAGCATCCAGACTGCGAGAGACCGGGCGTGGAGTGCCTCCCGCTGGTTCCACAGATGATGGAGCTCTCCGACACTGGGACATCCATCTGCCCCTCAAAGGGGCAGAGCGTGAGCTTCGCAGCAGCCGCGAACGACGATGGGCTCCTGCCGTGCCACCTCAACCTCACCCTCGCATCGTGCTCGATGGACGTCAATAGAAGCCAAACTTCGGACGCGAACGGAAACTCTGTGGAAGAGGAGAAGGACGGTCCACCGGAGGCGACCGCAGCAACCATGGAGGACGACGACGGCATCAGACGCCACGGTGATACCCAGCACAAGGCTTCAGGCGACTCAGCCACTGCAGCGGACACCACGGTGCCGCCAGATCGGGACAGCCAACAAGCTCTCCCTCCCCACGAAGAAGCTGCAGCTCCCCCTGTTGTGGCGAACGACAAGTTCTGGGAGCAGTTCCTGACGGAGAGGCCGGGGTGTACGGACGCCGAGGAGGCAAGCTCCACCCTGAGGAGGGAGGATCCGTACGAGGACACGAGGAGTGACAGGAGAGATATGGGACAGCTGAAGCTCTGA